Proteins from one Sander lucioperca isolate FBNREF2018 chromosome 16, SLUC_FBN_1.2, whole genome shotgun sequence genomic window:
- the ptpn2b gene encoding tyrosine-protein phosphatase non-receptor type 2 isoform X3: MDQEFEAIDSEGRWQKLYLEIRNQSHECSYKVAKYPENRNRNRYRDVSPFDHSRVKLESTENDYINASLVVMEEAQRSYILTQGPLRNTCGHFWLMIWEQKTKAVIMLNRVIEKGSEKCAQYWPTAEEREMAFRDTRFLVKLLSEDTKSYYTTRVLELQNLSTGEKREICHFHYTTWPDFGVPESPASFLNFLFKVRESGALEVEHGPAVVHCSAGIGRSGTFSLVDTCVVLMAKRKDPSSVDIKSILLDMRKYRMGLIQTPDQLRFSFMAVLEGSKCIMGDSSVQNRWRELSREDQEPTSESPLSTQPQARCPTERFNGSQRGGQLEEGGDYRQDDKVPAQSPCKEQEQDGSTTHKRRREDSISKSGTAKTPQSKPRTNDSEKKRKSRHFDIL; encoded by the exons ATGGACCAGGAGTTTGAAGCCATAGATTCAGAGGGCCGGTGGCAAAAGCTTTACCTA GAAATAAGGAATCAGTCCCACGAGTGCTCCTACAAAGTGGCAAAGTATCCAGAGAATCGCAACCGAAACAGATATAGAGATGTCAGTCCAT TTGATCACAGTCGGGTGAAGCTGGAGAGCACAGAAAACGACTACATCAATGCAAGTCTGGTAGTCATGGAGGAAGCCCAGAGGAGTTACATATTGACACAG GGCCCCCTCAGGAACACCTGTGGCCACTTTTGGCTCATGATCTGGGAGCAGAAGACCAAGGCGGTCATAATGCTTAACAGGGTCATAGAGAAAGGCTCA GAAAAGTGTGCCCAGTACTGGCCCACAGCCGAGGAGAGGGAGATGGCCTTCAGAGACACACGTTTCTTGGTCAAGCTGCTGTCAGAAGACACCAAGTCTTACTACACCACCAGAGTGTTGGAGCTGCAGAATCTTAGT ACaggggagaagagagagatcTGCCACTTTCATTACACCACGTGGCCTGATTTTGGTGTCCCAGAGTCCCCGGCATCCTTCCTAAACTTCCTCTTCAAAGTGCGGGAGTCGGGAGCGTTGGAGGTAGAACACGGGCCGGCTGTGGTGCACTGCAGCGCTGGAATTGGACGCTCAGGGACGTTTTCATTAGTTGATACTTGTGTGGTCCTG ATGGCCAAGAGGAAAGACCCCTCATCAGTGGACATCAAAAGCATCTTGTTGGACATGAGGAAGTATCGCATGGGCCTGATCCAGACCCCTGACCAGCTGCGCTTCTCCTTCATGGCTGTCCTCGAAGGATCCAAGTGCATCATGGGAGACTCCTCTGTACAG AACCGGTGGCGGGAGTTGTCCAGGGAAGATCAGGAGCCGACATCGGAGTCTCCCCTCTCAACTCAGCCTCAGGCCAGGTGTCCGACAGAGCGATTCAACGGCAGCCAACGGGGAGGTCAgctggaggagggaggagactACAGACAGGATGACAAAGTACCAGCACAGTCTCCTTGCAAGGAACAGGAGCAGGACGGCAGCACAACACA CAAACGACGCAGAGAAGACAGCATCTCCAAATCAGGCACAGCCAAGACACCCCAAAGCAAACCTAGGACAAACGActcagagaagaagagaaaaag CAGACACTTCGACATTCTTTGA
- the ptpn2b gene encoding tyrosine-protein phosphatase non-receptor type 2 isoform X1 — translation MDQEFEAIDSEGRWQKLYLEIRNQSHECSYKVAKYPENRNRNRYRDVSPFDHSRVKLESTENDYINASLVVMEEAQRSYILTQGPLRNTCGHFWLMIWEQKTKAVIMLNRVIEKGSEKCAQYWPTAEEREMAFRDTRFLVKLLSEDTKSYYTTRVLELQNLSTGEKREICHFHYTTWPDFGVPESPASFLNFLFKVRESGALEVEHGPAVVHCSAGIGRSGTFSLVDTCVVLMAKRKDPSSVDIKSILLDMRKYRMGLIQTPDQLRFSFMAVLEGSKCIMGDSSVQNRWRELSREDQEPTSESPLSTQPQARCPTERFNGSQRGGQLEEGGDYRQDDKVPAQSPCKEQEQDGSTTHKRRREDSISKSGTAKTPQSKPRTNDSEKKRKSLGCICCT, via the exons ATGGACCAGGAGTTTGAAGCCATAGATTCAGAGGGCCGGTGGCAAAAGCTTTACCTA GAAATAAGGAATCAGTCCCACGAGTGCTCCTACAAAGTGGCAAAGTATCCAGAGAATCGCAACCGAAACAGATATAGAGATGTCAGTCCAT TTGATCACAGTCGGGTGAAGCTGGAGAGCACAGAAAACGACTACATCAATGCAAGTCTGGTAGTCATGGAGGAAGCCCAGAGGAGTTACATATTGACACAG GGCCCCCTCAGGAACACCTGTGGCCACTTTTGGCTCATGATCTGGGAGCAGAAGACCAAGGCGGTCATAATGCTTAACAGGGTCATAGAGAAAGGCTCA GAAAAGTGTGCCCAGTACTGGCCCACAGCCGAGGAGAGGGAGATGGCCTTCAGAGACACACGTTTCTTGGTCAAGCTGCTGTCAGAAGACACCAAGTCTTACTACACCACCAGAGTGTTGGAGCTGCAGAATCTTAGT ACaggggagaagagagagatcTGCCACTTTCATTACACCACGTGGCCTGATTTTGGTGTCCCAGAGTCCCCGGCATCCTTCCTAAACTTCCTCTTCAAAGTGCGGGAGTCGGGAGCGTTGGAGGTAGAACACGGGCCGGCTGTGGTGCACTGCAGCGCTGGAATTGGACGCTCAGGGACGTTTTCATTAGTTGATACTTGTGTGGTCCTG ATGGCCAAGAGGAAAGACCCCTCATCAGTGGACATCAAAAGCATCTTGTTGGACATGAGGAAGTATCGCATGGGCCTGATCCAGACCCCTGACCAGCTGCGCTTCTCCTTCATGGCTGTCCTCGAAGGATCCAAGTGCATCATGGGAGACTCCTCTGTACAG AACCGGTGGCGGGAGTTGTCCAGGGAAGATCAGGAGCCGACATCGGAGTCTCCCCTCTCAACTCAGCCTCAGGCCAGGTGTCCGACAGAGCGATTCAACGGCAGCCAACGGGGAGGTCAgctggaggagggaggagactACAGACAGGATGACAAAGTACCAGCACAGTCTCCTTGCAAGGAACAGGAGCAGGACGGCAGCACAACACA CAAACGACGCAGAGAAGACAGCATCTCCAAATCAGGCACAGCCAAGACACCCCAAAGCAAACCTAGGACAAACGActcagagaagaagagaaaaag TTTGGGCTGCATTTGCTGCACATGA
- the ptpn2b gene encoding tyrosine-protein phosphatase non-receptor type 2 isoform X2, whose amino-acid sequence MDQEFEAIDSEGRWQKLYLEIRNQSHECSYKVAKYPENRNRNRYRDVSPFDHSRVKLESTENDYINASLVVMEEAQRSYILTQGPLRNTCGHFWLMIWEQKTKAVIMLNRVIEKGSEKCAQYWPTAEEREMAFRDTRFLVKLLSEDTKSYYTTRVLELQNLSTGEKREICHFHYTTWPDFGVPESPASFLNFLFKVRESGALEVEHGPAVVHCSAGIGRSGTFSLVDTCVVLMAKRKDPSSVDIKSILLDMRKYRMGLIQTPDQLRFSFMAVLEGSKCIMGDSSVQNRWRELSREDQEPTSESPLSTQPQARCPTERFNGSQRGGQLEEGGDYRQDDKVPAQSPCKEQEQDGSTTHKRRREDSISKSGTAKTPQSKPRTNDSEKKRKRAKTSDC is encoded by the exons ATGGACCAGGAGTTTGAAGCCATAGATTCAGAGGGCCGGTGGCAAAAGCTTTACCTA GAAATAAGGAATCAGTCCCACGAGTGCTCCTACAAAGTGGCAAAGTATCCAGAGAATCGCAACCGAAACAGATATAGAGATGTCAGTCCAT TTGATCACAGTCGGGTGAAGCTGGAGAGCACAGAAAACGACTACATCAATGCAAGTCTGGTAGTCATGGAGGAAGCCCAGAGGAGTTACATATTGACACAG GGCCCCCTCAGGAACACCTGTGGCCACTTTTGGCTCATGATCTGGGAGCAGAAGACCAAGGCGGTCATAATGCTTAACAGGGTCATAGAGAAAGGCTCA GAAAAGTGTGCCCAGTACTGGCCCACAGCCGAGGAGAGGGAGATGGCCTTCAGAGACACACGTTTCTTGGTCAAGCTGCTGTCAGAAGACACCAAGTCTTACTACACCACCAGAGTGTTGGAGCTGCAGAATCTTAGT ACaggggagaagagagagatcTGCCACTTTCATTACACCACGTGGCCTGATTTTGGTGTCCCAGAGTCCCCGGCATCCTTCCTAAACTTCCTCTTCAAAGTGCGGGAGTCGGGAGCGTTGGAGGTAGAACACGGGCCGGCTGTGGTGCACTGCAGCGCTGGAATTGGACGCTCAGGGACGTTTTCATTAGTTGATACTTGTGTGGTCCTG ATGGCCAAGAGGAAAGACCCCTCATCAGTGGACATCAAAAGCATCTTGTTGGACATGAGGAAGTATCGCATGGGCCTGATCCAGACCCCTGACCAGCTGCGCTTCTCCTTCATGGCTGTCCTCGAAGGATCCAAGTGCATCATGGGAGACTCCTCTGTACAG AACCGGTGGCGGGAGTTGTCCAGGGAAGATCAGGAGCCGACATCGGAGTCTCCCCTCTCAACTCAGCCTCAGGCCAGGTGTCCGACAGAGCGATTCAACGGCAGCCAACGGGGAGGTCAgctggaggagggaggagactACAGACAGGATGACAAAGTACCAGCACAGTCTCCTTGCAAGGAACAGGAGCAGGACGGCAGCACAACACA CAAACGACGCAGAGAAGACAGCATCTCCAAATCAGGCACAGCCAAGACACCCCAAAGCAAACCTAGGACAAACGActcagagaagaagagaaaaag GGCGAAAACCAGCGACTGCTAA